Below is a genomic region from Bacillota bacterium.
TTTTCTGGGATAACTACTTCGACGAGCAGACCGAAATCTGCACCATGGATCTGACTTTTTTTATAAAAGTAAAAGATGGATTGTACCGCAGAGTAAGGGAAGTCCACCGCGAAAAATTATGGTATCCCCAAGTTATCTTTGAGCGACTGCAGAATCAAGGATGGGAAATTGTCGGTTATTTTCAGTTCTTGACTTTCGCAGAACCGGAGGGAGAAGCTGAGCGCTGGCAGTTTGCCGCAAGAAAGCCAATAAATTAATAGACACGACGCTAGGTTTAACCTAGCGTCTTTTTACGGGCAGACATCTTAAGAGCAGCACCCACAACCGCGTTTTCTCCGCCCACTCTGGGAAAAATACTGGGCAGCTTTAGCGGCGGAAGTGCCTATGGACAGCTGTTTGTTGATGGGGGATAAGACTTTTTGGGTGTAAGGCTGTGTTCCACTCATTTGGCGCTGCATTTGGGCTGCTGCCTGCTGCAGCCACCGCTTGTTGATCCGTTTATTAGACAATGAAATATCACCTCCGTGATACCTTTCTATACAATATGTATCATCGGATTGGGCGGTGAGGGTTATCAAAAAAAATAAGGGGGCTGCGGATTATCCACAGCCCCTAAATATTACGGACGGAAGTTGTTGTTTAGAGCGTTAGCCTGATTAGCAAGAGCTTGTTCTGCTGAAGCAATCATTTTGCGGACCATATGTCCTCCGACCGCTCCGCATTCTCTTGATGAGATATTGCCCCAATAACCTGTTTTATACTCTGGGTTAATATTAAGTTCTTGAGCTACTTCGTATTTAAATTGATTTAAAGCATTGTAAGCTTGGGGTACGAGTTTTCGCTTTGATGAGCTGGATCCTTGTGCCATTTAAACACCTCTTTTAGTAATTGATGTATTGTTTGTGGTTATATATTGCCCGCAGATCGAGTTTTATATCAGTGATTGTATTGGAAAAACCGGAAAAAACTTGGAGATAATTAAATCAGCCGATTTTGATGCAGGAAAACAGTGGTTTCTGTGGAAAGATATAACGAACGTTGTAAGTAATAGATTGTGAAAGCATTCTCTAGTACAAGTTCAAATAATATTTAATTAATGAAAGGATGAGCAGCTTGGTTAGGACCTTTCCTTTAGGCGGAGGCCATATTCCCCATCGCAAAAATGCGACTGAACATAAACCGATCATGACCCTGCCGGCTCCTAAACGAGTGGTAATTCCACTCAGCCAGCATATCGGAGCGCCGTGCAGACCAATCGTTCAGGTGGGAGATACTGTCAAGCTTGGCCAGAAAATTGGCGAAGCGGAGCAGTACATTTCTGCCCCGATTCATGCTAGTGTTTCCGGTAAAGTTGTTGAGATAGGCGAGATGGAGCTTTTTGACGGCTCTAAATCAAACTGTATTGTTATAGAAAACGATGGCCTCGATCAAACTGAACCTGAGTTGAAAAGAGACTACACCGGCCTGACTCCAAAGCAGTTGGTGGAGATTATCAGGGAAGCCGGAATTGTAGGTATGGGTGGAGCAGGATTCCCCACGCACGTCAAGGTTTCACCCCCGAAACCTATTGATACTGTTTTAATAAATGGAGCCGAATGCGAGCCGTATTTAACCTGTGATCACCGTTTGATGCTTGAGGAAGCAAAGAAACTGCTTGATGGCCTTAAGATCATGATGCAGGCTGTCGGCGCTGACCGGGGTATTATCGGAGTTGAGGTTAATAAAAAGGATGCTCTTAATCATCTCGAAAAGCTCTGTGCCGATCAACCGAATCTCAGTGTGGTGGGTCTGAAGGTGAAGTATCCGCAGGGCGCAGAGAAACAGTTAATTAAGGCCGCTCTTGGCAGAGAAGTGCCTTCAGGCTGTCTGCCGGCTGAGGTAGGCTGCATTGTAAGCAATGTGCACACAGTAATTGCTGTGGCAGAAGCAGTTATCTCCGGCATCAGTTCTTACCAGAGGGTGATTACTGTGGCTGGAGGAGCGATTTATGACCCCCGCAATTTGTTAGTGAGAATTGGCACACCGCTGCGGGAGGTCATTGAATTTTGTGGTGGCTTAGGTGTCGCAGAAGTTATTGTAGCTGGCGGACCTATGACCGGTAAACTTGTTAAGAGCTTAGATGGTCCGGTTGTGAAGAACTTGTCGGGTGTGCTCGCTCTAATTAAAGACGAAGTAGCGGAGGAGCTGAATCGTCCCTGCATCCGCTGTGCTCGCTGCGTTGATCACTGCCCGGCAGGTCTGCAGCCTAATTTCCTGGCGGAATGGAGCTGCAATGGCATGCTTGAACAAGCAGAAAAGAACCACATTATG
It encodes:
- a CDS encoding alpha/beta-type small acid-soluble spore protein; translation: MAQGSSSSKRKLVPQAYNALNQFKYEVAQELNINPEYKTGYWGNISSRECGAVGGHMVRKMIASAEQALANQANALNNNFRP
- the rsxC gene encoding electron transport complex subunit RsxC; translated protein: MSSLVRTFPLGGGHIPHRKNATEHKPIMTLPAPKRVVIPLSQHIGAPCRPIVQVGDTVKLGQKIGEAEQYISAPIHASVSGKVVEIGEMELFDGSKSNCIVIENDGLDQTEPELKRDYTGLTPKQLVEIIREAGIVGMGGAGFPTHVKVSPPKPIDTVLINGAECEPYLTCDHRLMLEEAKKLLDGLKIMMQAVGADRGIIGVEVNKKDALNHLEKLCADQPNLSVVGLKVKYPQGAEKQLIKAALGREVPSGCLPAEVGCIVSNVHTVIAVAEAVISGISSYQRVITVAGGAIYDPRNLLVRIGTPLREVIEFCGGLGVAEVIVAGGPMTGKLVKSLDGPVVKNLSGVLALIKDEVAEELNRPCIRCARCVDHCPAGLQPNFLAEWSCNGMLEQAEKNHIMDCIECGLCSFVCPSQRGLSRFIQEGKKAIRTKVSAV